Proteins encoded by one window of Massilia sp. NR 4-1:
- a CDS encoding helix-turn-helix domain-containing protein, whose translation MSQRPACYPKPPAALLSGAMPGDLPLLDVLTSPVPQGRFDSPLDGRHVLCLHLGQPVPVSYRAGRHERQGVRLHGQFCVVPAGTSTRWTLTQPAVSLLLRLRPELLRDTAEAMGLRGPGDPLAPTIHIRDPQIERIGWMMQAEEADAHPGGRIFADSLGVALASRLLALQSRRPVAQVEAGRALPAWRLRQVIEYIEAHLDQDLTLAELAAVAGFSVSHFKSLFRQAAGMPVHRFVLERRVERARLRLVEGKMSMTEIALEAGFSHGSHMARSLRRILGLSPAQIRN comes from the coding sequence ATGAGCCAGCGGCCTGCATGCTACCCCAAACCGCCAGCGGCCCTGCTGTCGGGCGCCATGCCGGGCGACCTGCCGCTGCTCGACGTGCTCACGTCGCCGGTACCGCAAGGGCGTTTCGATTCGCCGCTGGATGGACGGCATGTGCTTTGTCTGCATCTTGGCCAGCCGGTGCCGGTGTCGTATCGCGCCGGACGCCATGAGCGGCAGGGCGTACGCCTGCATGGCCAGTTCTGCGTGGTGCCGGCCGGCACCAGCACGCGCTGGACCTTGACCCAGCCGGCCGTCTCGCTGCTGCTGCGCCTCCGGCCCGAGCTGCTGCGGGATACCGCCGAAGCCATGGGCCTGCGCGGGCCGGGCGATCCGCTGGCGCCGACGATTCATATCCGCGATCCGCAGATCGAGCGCATCGGCTGGATGATGCAGGCCGAGGAAGCCGATGCCCATCCCGGCGGCCGCATCTTTGCCGACAGCTTAGGCGTGGCGCTCGCCAGCCGTTTGCTGGCCTTGCAGTCGCGCCGCCCCGTGGCGCAAGTGGAGGCGGGACGCGCGCTGCCCGCCTGGCGGCTGCGCCAGGTGATCGAATACATCGAGGCGCATCTCGATCAGGATCTGACGCTGGCCGAGCTGGCGGCGGTGGCCGGTTTCAGCGTCTCGCATTTCAAATCGCTGTTCCGCCAAGCGGCGGGCATGCCGGTGCACCGCTTCGTGCTGGAACGGCGCGTGGAGCGCGCGCGCCTGCGCTTGGTCGAGGGCAAAATGAGCATGACCGAAATCGCCCTGGAAGCAGGCTTCAGCCATGGAAGCCATATGGCGCGCTCCCTGCGCCGCATTCTGGGCCTGAGTCCCGCCCAGATCAGGAATTGA
- a CDS encoding LysR family transcriptional regulator: MDTLNPNWFLRARLKTRQLLLLIALDEQRNIHRAAEALHMTQPAASKQLKDLEEMLDVRLFERLPRGMEPTIYGETMIRHARMALTSLSLAHDDVLALKSGLGGQVEVGSIMTPGITLLPQAIARVKQHAPLLRIGVRLEPSHVLLEQLEQGTLDFMIGRIVERDNGSGLIYEELTEEPSCVVARASHPLHAAQDLQLKDLAGQPWILPPQGSVLRNRCDMMFRRAGLEPPANVVDTTALLLVAALLQQTDAVHVMPAAVAQHYVATGVLGILPIALPWKMDAFGIIRHHDHLLSPGANLLLQAVRAAAKEIYSP, from the coding sequence ATGGATACCCTCAACCCGAACTGGTTCTTGCGGGCGCGCCTCAAGACGCGGCAGTTGCTGCTTTTGATCGCGCTCGACGAGCAACGCAATATCCACCGCGCCGCCGAGGCGCTCCACATGACGCAGCCGGCCGCCTCCAAGCAGCTGAAGGATCTGGAGGAAATGCTCGACGTGCGCCTGTTCGAGCGCCTGCCGCGGGGCATGGAACCGACCATCTACGGCGAAACCATGATCCGCCACGCGCGCATGGCCCTGACCAGCCTCTCGCTGGCGCATGACGACGTGCTGGCGCTGAAGTCCGGCCTGGGCGGCCAGGTTGAGGTAGGATCCATTATGACTCCCGGCATCACCTTGCTGCCGCAAGCCATCGCGCGCGTGAAACAACACGCGCCGCTGCTGCGCATCGGGGTGCGCCTGGAACCCAGCCATGTGCTGCTGGAGCAGTTGGAACAGGGCACATTGGATTTCATGATCGGCCGCATCGTGGAACGCGATAACGGCTCCGGCCTGATCTACGAGGAACTGACCGAGGAACCCTCGTGCGTGGTCGCGCGCGCCAGCCATCCGCTGCATGCCGCGCAGGACTTGCAATTGAAAGACCTGGCTGGCCAGCCCTGGATCCTGCCGCCGCAAGGCAGCGTCCTGCGCAACCGCTGCGATATGATGTTCCGCCGCGCCGGCCTGGAACCGCCGGCCAATGTGGTCGACACCACGGCACTGCTGCTGGTCGCTGCGCTACTGCAGCAGACCGACGCCGTGCATGTGATGCCGGCCGCCGTGGCGCAGCATTATGTGGCGACGGGCGTATTGGGCATTCTGCCGATTGCGCTGCCATGGAAGATGGACGCTTTCGGCATCATCCGCCACCACGACCATTTGCTGTCGCCTGGCGCCAACCTGCTGCTGCAGGCGGTGCGCGCGGCGGCCAAGGAAATCTACAGTCCATGA